The following are from one region of the Nicotiana tabacum cultivar K326 chromosome 3, ASM71507v2, whole genome shotgun sequence genome:
- the LOC107794699 gene encoding protein DOG1-like 1, translating into MTSLNVSDQEAQHLCFQEWMKLQEQDLLELLHAHHHSSSSSFSASTSRTSANSDCHLKQLIAKSIKHFQDYIDNRRHFARNDVSAYLAPTWCTTLESSMIWISGCHPSSFIRLIYALSGRELESHLSNYLQGKRYGDLSELSTIQLKSIDELHMKTIRQENRLSKMLTSLQEEIADQPIAIIANEVGNFAEICGEAEEALDKHAKCLRHVIEEADKLRMETFKELAMNILSPFQALEFLVASKKLHLCVNAWGKKRDLQHGRNRGTVEGNIYPTLS; encoded by the coding sequence ATGACTTCCCTCAATGTAAGTGATCAAGAAGCTCAACACTTATGCTTTCAAGAATGGATGAAGCTCCAAGAACAAGACCTCTTGGAGCTCCTCCATGCCCACCAccattcctcctcctcctccttctccgcCAGCACCTCTCGCACTAGCGCTAACAGCGACTGCCACCTAAAACAACTCATTGCAAAATCCATCAAACACTTCCAAGACTACATTGACAACCGCAGACATTTTGCACGTAACGATGTCAGTGCTTACCTTGCTCCCACTTGGTGCACCACTTTAGAAAGCTCCATGATCTGGATCTCCGGGTGCCATCCGTCCAGTTTCATTCGGCTCATTTATGCGCTTAGTGGCAGAGAACTTGAATCCCATCTCTCTAACTATCTCCAAGGTAAGAGATATGGAGACCTCAGTGAGCTCTCGACCATACAGCTGAAATCAATCGACGAGTTACATATGAAGACGATAAGGCAAGAAAACCGGTTGTCAAAGATGCTCACCAGCTTGCAGGAGGAGATAGCTGATCAGCCAATTGCCATTATCGCCAATGAAGTGGGAAATTTTGCTGAAATATGTGGTGAAGCAGAGGAGGCCCTTGATAAACATGCCAAGTGTTTAAGGCACGTAATAGAAGAAGCTGATAAGCTAAGGATGGAGACTTTCAAGGAGCTGGCGATGAACATATTGAGTCCATTTCAAGCTCTTGAATTTCTGGTAGCTAGCAAGAAGCTCCATCTTTGTGTCAATGCTTGGGGCAAAAAAAGAGATCTTCAGCATGGGAGGAACAGAGGAACAGTAGAGGGAAACATCTATCCAACTTTATCTTGA